A stretch of Miscanthus floridulus cultivar M001 chromosome 13, ASM1932011v1, whole genome shotgun sequence DNA encodes these proteins:
- the LOC136500556 gene encoding protein DETOXIFICATION 27-like yields MGEDQARAPLLQQLGDFEAGGAGAGAATTKGRARRAALEWWVESKKLWHIVGPAIFQRIALYGVNVVSQAFIGHLGDLELAAFSIAATVVAGFNFGFLLGMASALETLCGQAFGAKKHHMLGVYLQRSWIVLLIFAAALTPTYIFMEDLLLLIGQTPELSRLAGQMSVWLLPQHFAMAMLLPLTRFLQSQLKNWVTAITAAVALAIHVVVTYVLVQRLELGIVGAVASADMAWWLVVLGQYIYVVGGGCPLSWKGFTMEAFADFWEFIKLSSASGVMLCLENWYYRLLVLLTGYLKNAEIAVDALSICQTINGWEMMIPFGFLAATGVRVANELGAGSGKGARFAIVVSITTSVVIGLVFWCLILYFDDKIALLFTSSAVVLDAVHHLSVLLAFTILLNSVQPVLSGVAVGSGWQALVAYVNVGTYYLIGVPMGILLGWPLQFGVGGIWSGMIGGTAVQTIILAYLTVKCDWDEEARLASMRMKKWADDSK; encoded by the exons ATGGGGGAGGATCAGGCGCGGGCGCCGCTGCTGCAGCAGCTCGGCGATTTCGAAGCGGGCGGCGCCGGGGCCGGCGCGGCCACCACCAAGGGGCGCGCGAGGCGGGCGGCGCTGGAGTGGTGGGTGGAGTCGAAGAAGCTCTGGCACATCGTCGGCCCGGCCATCTTCCAGCGGATCGCGCTGTACGGGGTCAACGTCGTCTCGCAGGCCTTCATCGGCCACCTCGGCGACCTCGAGCTCGCCGCCTTCTCCATCgccgccaccgtcgtcgccggCTTCAACTTCGGCTTCCTG CTGGGCATGGCGAGCGCGCTGGAGACGCTGTGCGGGCAGGCGTTCGGCGCGAAGAAGCACCACATGCTGGGCGTGTACCTGCAGCGGTCCTGGATCGTGCTCCTCATCTTCGCGGCGGCGCTGACGCCGACGTACATCTTCATGGAGGACCTGCTGCTGCTGATCGGGCAGACCCCGGAGCTGTCGCGCCTGGCGGGGCAGATGAGCGTGTGGCTGCTCCCGCAGCACTTCGCCATGGCGATGCTGCTCCCGCTCACGCGCTTCCTGCAAAGCCAGCTCAAGAACTGGGTCACCGCTATCACCGCGGCCGTCGCGCTGGCAATCCACGTCGTCGTCACCTACGTGCTCGTGCAGCGCCTCGAGCTGGGGATCGTCGGGGCCGTCGCCTCCGCGGACATGGCGTGGTGGCTCGTCGTGCTGGGCCAGTACATCTACGTCGTCGGAGGCGGGTGCCCGCTGTCGTGGAAGGGCTTCACCATGGAGGCGTTCGCCGACTTCTGGGAGTTCATCAAGCTCTCCTCCGCGTCCGGAGTCATGCTCTG CTTGGAGAACTGGTACTACCGACTGTTGGTGCTGCTGACAGGGTACCTGAAGAACGCTGAAATCGCTGTGGATGCACTCTCCATATG TCAGACTATCAACGGATGGGAGATGATGATCCCCTTCGGCTTCTTAGCAGCAACCGG GGTGCGAGTCGCAAATGAGCTCGGCGCAGGGAGCGGCAAAGGCGCGCGCTTCGCCATCGTGGTGTCCATCACGACGTCCGTGGTGATCGGCCTCGTCTTCTGGTGCCTCATCCTCTACTTCGACGACAAGATCGCGCTCCTCTTCACGTCCAGCGCGGTCGTGCTCGACGCAGTGCACCACCTGTCCGTGCTGCTCGCATTCACCATCCTCCTCAACAGCGTGCAGCCCGTCCTCTCAG GGGTGGCCGTTGGTTCAGGATGGCAAGCATTGGTCGCCTACGTGAACGTCGGCACCTACTACCTCATCGGAGTTCCCATGGGTATCCTACTTGGTTGGCCGCTGCAGTTTGGAGTAGGG GGAATCTGGTCCGGCATGATTGGAGGGACCGCCGTTCAAACGATCATACTCGCCTACCTCACTGTCAAATGTGACTGGGATGAAGAG GCGAGGTTAGCCAGTATGAGAATGAAGAAATGGGCTGACGACTCGAAATAA